DNA sequence from the Candidatus Cloacimonadota bacterium genome:
TGATTATTATATTTAGTATGGGATTTAGTTTGACAAAGTCGAGTGCATCGGCGATAATGGCATTTGCTCATATCTTGACGGCAATGCTAATGGGACTTGTGGGATCGATCGCTTTTGCCGTTTCGGGATATGAGGTTGTACAGATGATTATTAAAGGAGAGAAAATAGATGGATAACAACATAGTGCGTATTCAGGAATTAAGTATCGCAGTAAAAGAATTGAAACAAGAAATGGCTAAAGTGATTGTTGGTCAGGAAAAGGTTATAGATAATGTGCTTACTGCACTCTTTGCAAACGGACATATACTTATCGAAGGAGTACCGGGACTTGCTAAAACACTAATGATATCCTCTTTGGCGCAAAGTCTTTCTCTCAGTTTCTCTCGCATTCAGTTTACTCCAGATCTGATGCCTTCAGATATTACCGGATCGGATATCTTGGTATCGAATAAACAAACTGGCATGCAAGGTTTTGAATACCTCAAAGGACCTGTCTTTGCCAATATCATCCTTGCAGACGAAATAAACCGCACTCCTCCTAAAACTCAATCTGCTTTGTTACAAGCTATGCAGGAAAACACTATCACCAGTGGTAATAAGACATGGAGATTGGAAAAACCATTTATTGTGATGGCTACCCAAAATCCTATAGAACAAGAAGGAACATACCCTCTTCCTGAAGCGCAATTAGATCGTTTTATGTTCTATATAACTATAGATTACCCCACTTACGAAGAGGAAATTATGATAGTGGAAAACACAACCGGCAGCTTAGAGCCGCAAATCTCTCCCCATTTGGGAGCGCAGCAAATAATCGCCCTTCAAAAGGCGATTAGGGATCTTCCTGTTAGCGAACACGTATTGAAATATGCGGTAGATTTGGTGCGAGCAAGCAGACCCAACAATCCGGATACCGATCCAGAAATAAAGCGCTGGGTAAGCTGGGGAGCAGGTCCCCGTGCATCCCAATACCTCATTATGGGAGCAAAAGCAGTGGCAGCATTAAATGGCAGATTAAGCCCTTCCGAAGAAGATGTTCGCCAGGTTGCACCCATAGTATTGAAACACAGAATATTGGTTTCGTTTGCTGCCGAAGCAGAAGGCATCAACTCTGCCGAAATAGTATCTCGCCTGCTGGAACTAAGAAACTAATGCCCAAGGAGGCAAAATGAAACGCCTGATACTAATAATCATGGTATTATATACCGCTCTTTCTTGCTTTGCGATAGATAATAGGTTTTTGTTTCCTTTGGGAAGAATCCAAGCTTCCGAGGCTTATAATATTGATGTATCCGAAGGGAATGTTCTGGTTCGCAACCAACGGCAGTTGTGGATTTATAGCACATTTAACGCTTGGCAACCTCGCTTAGAGACTTCGTATCAATCGTTGTATAAAATAGAGGATGTAAACTTCCAGGGCGGAAACTACATCTACGCATCTAGCCAAGAAGCAACCAACACACTAAGCCCGATTGATTCTCTTAACCAATTTGGAAAGATATTTTTTGTAAATACTCTAATTGGAGATAAGATTACCCGAGAAGGAGCAACTCTTTATGTGGCAGATCGTTATAGAGGAATAGATATTATCAATGTTGGTCGGGGTGGATCTAATGACCTTTTGGCCAATTTCGCTGAAAAATGGGGCGTAAGAGATTTTATTGCCGAATACCCTAACATCTATGCACTTAACGATTTTGGTTTGGTAACGGTAGATATTAGCGACCTAAGCTCTCCTTTGAGTATAGCTACTAACTATCAACTAACAGATGCTCGCTATTTGGTTAAAAACAATGAGTATTTGTATATAGCCGCAGGGAAAGATTTGTATGTGCTATCTGTGCGAGACATAAAAAAACCGGTTCAACTAGGGCAGATGCGCATGTTTCACGATATTCAAGCTCTTTCGGTGAAGGACAATCGTTTATTTGTTGCCATGGGCCAAGGAGGAGTAAAGATTATTGATATATCAATTCCTGCCAAGATAGTAGATTTAAATACCTTCTATCCACCGTTTCCGGTTT
Encoded proteins:
- a CDS encoding MoxR family ATPase, with the protein product MDNNIVRIQELSIAVKELKQEMAKVIVGQEKVIDNVLTALFANGHILIEGVPGLAKTLMISSLAQSLSLSFSRIQFTPDLMPSDITGSDILVSNKQTGMQGFEYLKGPVFANIILADEINRTPPKTQSALLQAMQENTITSGNKTWRLEKPFIVMATQNPIEQEGTYPLPEAQLDRFMFYITIDYPTYEEEIMIVENTTGSLEPQISPHLGAQQIIALQKAIRDLPVSEHVLKYAVDLVRASRPNNPDTDPEIKRWVSWGAGPRASQYLIMGAKAVAALNGRLSPSEEDVRQVAPIVLKHRILVSFAAEAEGINSAEIVSRLLELRN